A region of Aquarana catesbeiana isolate 2022-GZ linkage group LG08, ASM4218655v1, whole genome shotgun sequence DNA encodes the following proteins:
- the LOC141105555 gene encoding C3a anaphylatoxin chemotactic receptor-like → MSNISNVTDTTKSLSYVDVFIILVLFVIFLVGVPGNALVLWVTGVKMRRRVSTVWFWNLALADITCCSFVPLILVNTFYSRWLYGKALCKLLPFILILNMFSSIFTLVAISIDRCILVVWPVWAQNHRRLRTVWIVCLVIWIVSIILGLPAGIYRTTDIENNRTVCIYMKGFMVPITLTRMVFGFLIPFVIIFTCYIRLAFKAQNIRLLKIGRKTTMVALAIIVAFFITWAPYHIMGILMLYTQDQLVVSLNAPAQVLAHFNSCINPILYAFMGKEMKRNVRQSIGGLMENAFDEEVSRTVTYKRSKSSSKEHSCLERE, encoded by the coding sequence ATGTCAAATATCAGCAATGTGACGGACACAACCAAGTCTTTGAGCTATGTGGACGTTTTCATCATCCTGGTTCTATTTGTCATTTTCCTTGTGGGGGTCCCCGGCAATGCTCTGGTGCTTTGGGTCACTGGAGTGAAGATGAGACGCAGAGTCAGcaccgtttggttttggaaccttgCTCTGGCCGACATCACCTGTTGCTCATTTGTCCCACTCATCCTAGTTAATACCTTCTATTCCCGTTGGCTATATGGAAAAGCTTTGTGCAAACTTTTACCCTTCATCCTTATTCTCAATATGTTCTCCAGCATCTTCACCCTGGTGGCCATCAGCATCGACCGATGCATCCTGGTGGTCTGGCCTGTGTGGGCCCAAAACCACCGCCGCTTAAGAACAGTGTGGATCGTCTGCTTGGTTATTTGGATTGTGTCTATCATATTGGGGCTACCTGCTGGCATCTACCGGACAACGGACATTGAGAATAATAGAACTGTATGTATCTATATGAAAGGTTTTATGGTTCCCATCACTCTTACTCGAATGGTTTTTGGATTTCTGATTCCTTTTGTTATAATTTTTACCTGTTACATCCGTCTGGCTTTTAAAGCACAAAATATACGACTTTTAAAAATAGGAAGGAAAACCACCATGGTGGCCCTTGCGATAATAGTGGCATTCTTCATCACCTGGGCTCCATACCACATAATGGGAATTCTTATGCTGTACACTCAAGATCAACTTGTGGTTTCCTTGAATGCTCCAGCCCAGGTCTTGGCTCACTTTAATAGTTGTATCAACCCGATACTGTACGCCTTCATGGGGAAAGAGATGAAGCGTAACGTACGACAGTCTATAGGTGGGCTCATGGAAAATGCGTTTGATGAAGAGGTATCAAGAACGGTCACATACAAAAGGAGCAAATCCTCATCTAAAGAGCACTCTTGTCTTGAGCGAGAGTAA